In the genome of Notamacropus eugenii isolate mMacEug1 chromosome 5, mMacEug1.pri_v2, whole genome shotgun sequence, one region contains:
- the LOC140508867 gene encoding GTP-binding nuclear protein Ran-like, with the protein MFHTNRGPIKFNVWDTAGQEKSGGLRDGYYIQTQCAIIMFDVTSRVTYKNVPNWHRDLVRVCENIPTVLCGNKVDIKDRKVKAKSILFHRKKNLQYSDILAKSNYNLEKPFLWLARKLFGDPNLEFVAMPALTPPEVVMDPVLGRTV; encoded by the coding sequence ATGTTCCATACTAACAGAGGTCCTATTAAATTCAACGTATGGGATACAGCTGGCCAAGAGAAATCTGGTGGTCTGAGAGATGGTTATTACATCCAAACTCAGTGTGCCATTATAATGTTTGATGTAACATCAAGAGTTACTTACAAGAATGTACCTAACTGGCATAGAGATCTGGTACGAGTATGTGAAAATATCCCTACAGTGTTGTGTGGCAACAAAGTGGATATTAaggacagaaaagtcaaggcAAAATCAATTCTCTTCCATAGGAAGAAGAATCTCCAGTACTCTGACATCTTAGCCAAAAGTAACTACAACCTTGAGAAGCCCTTCCTTTGGCTTGCTAGAAAACTTTTTGGAGACCCTAATTTGGAGTTTGTTGCCATGCCTGCTCTTACACCTCCAGAGGTTGTCATGGATCCAGTACTTGGACGCACAGTATGA